A stretch of the Papaver somniferum cultivar HN1 chromosome 6, ASM357369v1, whole genome shotgun sequence genome encodes the following:
- the LOC113288642 gene encoding uncharacterized protein LOC113288642: protein MSNCAKTIASRVSISDKPNSRKNEVLNNGVSVSVVGSIYLLNIVSTKNSSVVISWLKNHVLGCQDSIPVCIIQKNDDLVLGILRNNEVLLYQLHQPQPQTQRVPDSVLHLVNDDRKLQFIGFKIQDNLIQLLKGFGFELRISEAKEITAGKKFKEFTELGDLISSKDIFQEHVEGSLVQQNSVILSCLHLLRASLLNS from the exons ATGTCCAATTGCGCTAAAACTATAGCTTCAAGGGTTTCTATCTCTGATAAGCCCAATTCTCGCAAAAATGAAGTTCTAAACAATGGGGTTAGTGTTAGTGTAGTAGGATCAATCTATTTGTTGAACATTGTTTCGACCAAGAACTCAAGTGTGGTCATTTCTTGGTTGAAAAATCATGTCTTAGGGTGTCAAGATTCTATTCCTGTGTGTATCATTCAGAAGAATGATGATCTTGttctagggattttgaggaaTAATGAAGTTCTCCTGTATCAACTGCATCAACCCCAACCCCAAACCCAGAGAGTTCCTGATTCAGTGTTACATTTAGTAAATGATGATAGAAAACTTCAGTTCATTGGTTTTAAAATCCAAGATAATCTAATTCAGCTTTTGAAAGGTTTTGGATTTGAACTGAGAATCTCTGAGGCAAAAGAAATTACTGCAGGAAAGAAGTTCAAAGAGTTTACAGAGTTAGGAGATCTTATTTCTTCCAAAGATATTTTCCAGGAGCATGTTGAAGGGTCATTGGTCCAACAGAATTCAGTTATTCTCTCCTGCCTTCATCTATTGAGGGCCTCTTTATT GAATTCTTAG